The Arenicella xantha genome window below encodes:
- the prfA gene encoding peptide chain release factor 1 encodes MKESIRFKLESLVERQEELNVLLSQPDTMSDQNKFRKLSIELSEIGPLIENYLEYKGLEEDAEAASMMMEEDDKDMRKMAHDELQEIKQRQEQLLSELQKLLLPKDPNDDNNIFLEIRAGTGGDEAAIFSGDLFKMYQTYAESQKWRVEVLSKNLGEHGGYKEIISRIEGHGAYSKLKFESGAHRVQRVPETETQGRVHTSACTVAILPEADEVGDDMEINPSDLRIDTYRASGSGGQHVNKTDSAVRLTHIPTGTVVECQDERSQHKNKARAMSMLKARILDAERQAQDAEQAETRKSLVGSGDRSERIRTYNYPQGRVTDHRINLTLYKLDTIMAGDLGQIVDPLTTEHQANLLAELGDDA; translated from the coding sequence GTGAAAGAATCCATTCGTTTTAAACTCGAGAGTTTGGTCGAGCGCCAAGAAGAACTAAACGTGTTGCTGTCTCAACCCGACACCATGAGCGACCAAAATAAGTTCCGCAAACTCAGTATAGAGCTTTCTGAAATTGGGCCTCTGATCGAGAACTACTTAGAATATAAAGGTCTTGAAGAAGACGCCGAAGCCGCCTCTATGATGATGGAGGAAGATGACAAAGATATGCGTAAGATGGCGCATGACGAACTACAAGAAATAAAACAGCGTCAAGAGCAATTGCTTAGCGAACTGCAAAAACTACTGCTGCCTAAGGATCCTAATGACGACAATAATATATTCTTAGAGATTCGCGCTGGAACTGGCGGTGATGAAGCCGCCATCTTTTCTGGCGATCTATTTAAAATGTATCAAACCTATGCCGAATCGCAAAAATGGCGAGTTGAAGTGTTGAGCAAAAACCTCGGTGAACACGGCGGATACAAAGAAATTATTTCACGTATAGAAGGCCACGGAGCCTATTCAAAACTGAAATTCGAATCCGGCGCGCACCGTGTACAACGAGTACCCGAAACCGAAACTCAAGGGCGAGTACATACCTCAGCCTGCACCGTAGCGATTCTGCCGGAAGCCGACGAGGTTGGTGATGACATGGAGATCAACCCAAGTGACCTGCGGATCGACACATACCGAGCATCAGGCTCCGGCGGACAACACGTAAACAAAACCGATTCAGCGGTGCGCCTTACGCATATTCCGACCGGCACCGTTGTCGAATGCCAAGACGAACGGTCACAACACAAGAATAAAGCACGCGCAATGTCGATGTTAAAAGCACGAATACTCGATGCCGAACGCCAAGCACAAGATGCCGAGCAAGCTGAAACTCGTAAGAGCCTAGTTGGCAGTGGCGACCGGTCAGAGCGAATTCGCACATACAACTACCCACAAGGCCGCGTTACCGATCACCGAATCAACTTAACACTGTATAAGCTCGATACCATTATGGCTGGTGATTTGGGCCAAATTGTCGATCCACTCACAACTGAGCATCAGGCCAACCTCTTGGCGGAACTAGGTGACGATGCCTAA
- the prmC gene encoding peptide chain release factor N(5)-glutamine methyltransferase, translating into MTLASPTYQGLINDAAQQLHETSDTPRIDAEVLLQHIVQRNMAWIIAYGDTIATPQHIREYYIVIEQRRQGQPVAYLIGYRDFWTLTLAVSPAVLIPRPDTEVLVENALARLPENTPLNILDMGTGSGAIALSLGKERPLAQVLATDLMPDALQIARANAQSNQVDNVTFLLSNWCENIPLHAQFDLIASNPPYIEPDDEHLQQGDLRFEPTTALIATDHGLADLNTIVEGCRHYLKPNGWLILEHGYNQADALAKKMRQCGFSDIQLHTDLNNLPRCTSARLPHQH; encoded by the coding sequence ATGACGTTAGCATCGCCCACCTATCAGGGCTTAATTAACGACGCAGCGCAACAACTTCACGAGACTTCAGACACGCCAAGGATCGATGCTGAAGTCTTGTTGCAGCATATTGTGCAGCGCAATATGGCATGGATCATTGCTTACGGCGATACCATCGCCACGCCGCAGCATATTCGCGAGTACTATATCGTCATAGAGCAGCGCCGACAGGGTCAGCCGGTTGCCTATTTAATCGGCTATCGTGATTTTTGGACGTTAACCTTAGCGGTCAGCCCAGCGGTGTTAATCCCACGACCAGACACCGAAGTGCTAGTCGAAAATGCATTGGCGCGGTTACCCGAGAACACGCCATTAAACATTTTGGACATGGGAACCGGCAGTGGCGCGATTGCGCTGTCATTGGGGAAGGAACGACCACTCGCGCAAGTACTAGCAACCGACCTAATGCCCGACGCACTTCAGATTGCACGCGCTAATGCTCAGTCGAATCAAGTCGATAATGTCACTTTTTTACTCAGCAACTGGTGTGAGAACATTCCACTGCACGCTCAATTCGATTTAATTGCATCAAACCCACCGTATATTGAACCGGACGATGAGCATTTACAGCAAGGCGACCTTCGTTTCGAACCGACAACCGCGCTGATTGCAACAGACCATGGGCTTGCCGACCTGAACACGATTGTTGAGGGTTGCCGACACTACTTAAAACCAAACGGCTGGTTAATTTTAGAGCATGGCTACAACCAAGCTGATGCGCTCGCAAAAAAGATGCGACAGTGCGGCTTTAGCGACATCCAATTGCATACCGATCTGAATAATCTCCCTAGGTGCA